Proteins encoded within one genomic window of Balaenoptera musculus isolate JJ_BM4_2016_0621 chromosome 12, mBalMus1.pri.v3, whole genome shotgun sequence:
- the FUT9 gene encoding 4-galactosyl-N-acetylglucosaminide 3-alpha-L-fucosyltransferase 9: MTSASKGILRPFLIVCIILGCFMACLLIYIKPTNSWIFNPMESASSVLKMKNFFSTKTDYFNETTILIWVWPFGQTFDLTSCQAMFNIQGCHLTTDRSLYNKSHAVLIHHRDISWDLTNLPQQARPPFQKWIWMNLESPTHTPQKSGIEHLFNLTLTYRRDSDIQVPYGFLTVSTNPFVFEVPSKEKLVCWVVSNWNPEHARVKYYNELSKNIEIHTYGQAFGEYVNDKNLIPTISTCKFYLSFENSIHKDYITEKLYNAFLAGSVPVVLGPSRENYENYIPADSFIHVEDYNSPSELAKYLKEVDKNNKLYLSYFNWRKDFTVNLPRFWESHACLACDHVKRHQEYKSVGNLEKWFWN; this comes from the coding sequence ATGACCTCGGCATCCAAAGGAATTCTCCGGCCATTTTTAATCGTCTGCATTATCCTGGGCTGCTTCATGGCATGTCTGCTCATTTACATCAAGCCCACCAACAGCTGGATCTTCAATCCGATGGAGTCAGCCAGCTCTgtgctgaaaatgaaaaatttcttcTCCACCAAAACTGATTATTTTAACGAAACTACGATTCTGATTTGGGTGTGGCCATTCGGGCAGACCTTTGACCTTACATCTTGCCAAGCAATGTTCAACATCCAAGGATGCCATCTCACGACGGACCGGTCCCTGTACAACAAATCACACGCGGTTCTGATCCATCACCGAGACATCAGTTGGGATCTGACTAATTTACCTCAGCAGGCGAGGCCACCCTTCCAGAAATGGATTTGGATGAATTTGGAATCACCAACTCACACACCCCAGAAGAGCGGCATTGAGCACCTGTTCAACCTGACTCTGACTTATCGCCGCGACTCAGATATCCAAGTGCCTTATGGCTTCTTGACGGTGAGCACGAACCCCTTCGTGTTTGAAGTGCCAAGCAAAGAGAAGTTAGTGTGCTGGGTTGTAAGTAACTGGAACCCTGAGCATGCCAGGGTCAAGTATTACAATGAGCTAAGCAAAAACATTGAAATCCATACCTATGGGCAAGCATTTGGAGAGTATGTGAATGATAAAAATTTGATTCCTACCATATCTACTTGCaaattttatctttcctttgaAAACTCAATCCACAAAGATTACATCACAGAAAAGCTCTACAATGCTTTTCTGGCTGGCTCTGTGCCTGTTGTTTTGGGGCCATCTAGGGAAAACTATGAGAATTATATTCCagcagattcattcattcatgtggaAGATTATAACTCTCCCAGTGAGCTAGCAAAGTATCTGAAGGAAGtagataaaaacaataaattatacCTTAGTTACTTTAACTGGAGGAAAGATTTCACAGTAAATCTTCCACGATTTTGGGAATCACATGCATGCTTGGCTTGTGACCATGTGAAAAGACATCAAGAATATAAATCCGTTGGTAATTTAGAGAAATGGTTTTGGAATTAA